The Parambassis ranga chromosome 14, fParRan2.1, whole genome shotgun sequence genome includes a window with the following:
- the c1qbp gene encoding complement component 1 Q subcomponent-binding protein, mitochondrial has product MLKSVVRAVGAAVRISSASTSTARALPLGCPALRTPSSATTRPFTRSLWMLNSNGASSGYRPKLFSSKVLSPSVSCGCGGLHTEGDKAFGDFLSDEIKEEKKIQKGKTLPKVSGGWEMEMNGTEAKLTRNVSGEKVTVTFNVNNSIPPNFEEEMEQGQQKPAEEEPEIVSTPNFVVEVTKQAAKHSLVFDCHFPEDEVSHGEGEEESDIFAIREVSFQPEGDTDWKETSYTLNTDSLDWALYDHLMDFLADRGVDNTFADELMELSTAMEHQEYIKFLEDLQGFVKCN; this is encoded by the exons ATGTTGAAGTCAGTTGTCCGCGCGGTTGGAGCCGCTGTTCGCATTTCTTCAGCCAGCACGTCCACAGCGCGAGCGCTGCCATTAGGCTGCCCGGCTCTGCGCACTCCGAGTTCGGCAACAACTCGGCCCTTCACCCGGTCTCTCTGGATGCTGAACAGTAACGGAGCCTCGTCGGGGTACAGGCCGAAACTTTTTAGCTCAAAAGTGCTGAGCCCCTCGGTATCATGTGGATGTGGAGGACTTCATACAGAAG GTGACAAAGCATTTGGCGACTTCCTGTCAGATGAAAtcaaggaggagaagaagattcAGAAAGGCAAAACTCTTCCTAAAGTGTCTGGAGGATGGGAGATGGAGATGAACGGCACAGAGGCTAAACTCACAAGAAATGTTTCTGGGGAAAA AGTCACTGTCACATTCAATGTCAACAACAGCATTCCTCCAAACTTTGAGGAAGAGATGGAACAAGGGCAGCAAAAACCAGCAGAAGAAGAG CCAGAGATTGTGTCAACACCCAACTTTGTTGTTGAAGTAACAAAGCAGGCTGCAAAACATTCCCTGGTGTTTGACTGCCATTTCCCTGAGGATGAG GTTAGCCAtggtgaaggagaggaggagagcgatATCTTTGCCATTCGAGAAGTCAGTTTCCAGCCTGAGGGAGATACAGATTGGAAGGAGACCAGCTACACACTCAACACAGATTCTCTGGACTGG GCCCTGTATGACCACCTGATGGACTTCCTGGCTGACCGTGGGGTCGACAACACTTTTGCTGATGAACTAATGGAGCTGAGCACTGCCATGGAGCATCAAGAGTACATCAAGTTCCTGGAAGATCTCCAAGGCTTTGTCAAATGTAACTAA
- the dhx33 gene encoding ATP-dependent RNA helicase DHX33 — MPHDPDPPPAKKFKPGSIFFRLDKNKPGMLLPRKGNASTPIDVQRKQLPIYQAKPQLLNQLRQLHSAILIGETGSGKTTQIPQYLYEAGIGRQGIIAITQPRRVAAISLAGRVAEEKRTQLGKLVGYTVRFEDVTTSETKLKFMTDGMLLREAIGDPLLLRYTVVVLDEAHERTVHTDVLFGVVKTAQRRRRELSKVPLKVIVMSATMDVDLFSEYFNKSPVLYLEGRQHPIQIYYTKQPQSDYLQAALVSIFQIHQEAPPCHDILVFMTGQEEIEALARTCRDIAKHLPDGCGPMVVIPLYASLPPVQQLRVFQPAPKGCRKVILSTNIAETSVTISGIKYVIDTGMVKAKRFNPDSGLEVLAVQRVSKAQAWQRAGRAGREDSGSCYRLYTEQEFDNLLPMTVPEIQRCNLAGVMLQLMALGIPDVMNFDFMSKPSPEAVRSAVEHLELLGAVEKKEGQVSLTPLGKKMASFPLEPRYAKTILLSPDYSCSEEVLSIVSLLSVDTVLYNPPARREEVLAARKKFSSSEGDHMTLLNIYRAFKKVSGNKEWCRENFVNSRNMGLVKEVQAQLREICLKLNLKLESCGADTGNVRRCLAHGMFVNAAELQPDGSYLALDTHQPVAIHPSSVLFQAKPAYVIFNELLHTSRCYMRDLCLVDADWLLEAAPEYFGRKLHLTKS, encoded by the exons ATGCCCCACGACCCCGACCCTCCTCCGGCTAAAAAATTCAAGCCGGGGTCAATCTTTTTCCGCCTCGATAAGAACAAACCTGGCATGCTGCTGCCCAGAAAGGGAAATGCGAGCACTCCGATAGACGTCCAGAGGAAACAGCTTCCAATATACCAAGCCAAACCTCAGCTACTGAACCAACTGAGACAGCTGCACAGCGCCATCCTTATAG GTGAGACCGGCTCTGGGAAAACCACCCAGATCCCTCAGTATCTGTATGAAGCTGGCATCGGGCGACAGGGCATCATCGCCATCACTCAGCCCCGCCGAGTTGCTGCAATCTCACTGGCTGGAAGggtggcagaggagaagaggaccCAACTTGGCAAGCTG gttGGATACACAGTGCGTTTTGAAGATGTCACCACCTCTGAGACAAAGCTGAAGTTTATGACGGATGGCATGCTCTTGCGAGAGGCCATCGGAGACCCCTTACTGCTGCGCTACACTGTAGTGGTGCTGGATGAAGCTCATGAGCGCACAGTGCACACTGATGTACTGTTTGGTGTGGTTAAGACTGCTCAGCGCAGGCGTCGAGAGCTTAGCAAGGTTCCCCTGAAG GTTATTGTAATGTCGGCCACAATGGATGTGGATTTGTTCTCTGAGTATTTCAACAAGTCGCCTGTGTTGTATCTAGAGGGGAGGCAGCATCCCATCCAGATCTACTACACCAAGCAGCCGCAGTCAGACTATCTACAGGCAGCACTTGTCTCCATCTTCCAGATCCACCAG GAAGCACCTCCCTGCCACGACATCTTAGTTTTCATGACGGGACAGGAAGAGATCGAGGCTCTAGCGAGGACGTGCCGGGACATTGCAAAGCATCTGCCTGACGGCTGTGGCCCTATGGTAGTTATCCCGTTGTATGCATCACTTCCCCCGGTGCAGCAGCTCAGGGTCTTCCAGCCAGCTCCCAAG GGTTGCAGGAAGGTCATCCTTTCAACCAACATCGCTGAGACATCAGTTACAATCTCTGGGATCAAATACGTCATAGACACAGGGATGGTAAAGGCCAAACGCTTCAATCCTG ACAGCGGTCTGGAGGTGCTGGCAGTTCAGCGGGTTTCTAAAGCACAGGCGTGGCAGCGAGCGGGCCGGGCTGGCAGGGAAGATTCTGGCTCCTGCTATCGTCTCTACACAGAGCAGGAGTTCGACAACCTCCTCCCCATGACTGTGCCTGAGATACAGAG GTGTAACTTAGCTGGTGTGATGCTGCAGCTCATGGCTCTGGGGATTCCAGATGTAATGAATTTTGATTTCATGTCCAAGCCTTCCCCAG AGGCCGTCCGTTCTGCTGTGGAGCATTTGGAGCTGCTGGGAGCCgtggagaagaaggaggggCAGGTTTCCCTCACTCCTCTGGGGAAAAAGATGGCCAGCTTTCCTCTGGAGCCTAGATATGCCAAG accATCCTGTTGTCCCCGGACTACTCCTGTTCAGAGGAGGTTCTCAGCATCGTGTCACTGCTGTCGGTGGACACTGTGCTGTACAACCCTCCAGCCCGGCGGGAGGAGGTGCTCGCTGCCCGCAAGAAGTTCAGTTCCAGCGAAGGAGACCACATGACACTGCTTAACATTTATAGAGCATTCAAGAAAGTCAGTGGAAACAAG GAGTGGTGTCGAGAGAACTTTGTTAACAGCAGGAACATGGGACTTGTAAAAGAAGTCCAGGCACAGCTCAGAGAAATCTGCCTTAAG CTGAATCTGAAGCTCGAGTCATGCGGGGCGGACACAGGTAACGTTCGCCGCTGCCTGGCCCACGGAATGTTCGTCAATGCTGCGGAGCTGCAGCCGGATGGCAGCTACCTGGCTCTAGACACCCACCAGCCTGTGGCCATCCACCCCTCCTCCGTCCTATTCCAGGCCAAGCCAGCGTACGTGATCTTTAACGAGCTGCTGCACACCTCCCGCTGCTATATGAGAGACCTCTGTTTGGTAGACGCCGACTGGCTGCTGGAGGCAGCGCCAGAGTACTTTGGACGTAAGCTGCACCTTACCAAGAGCTAA